In the Arachis hypogaea cultivar Tifrunner chromosome 20, arahy.Tifrunner.gnm2.J5K5, whole genome shotgun sequence genome, GATGAAATATAATAAGTTTGTGCGAATTTTtagtttgtctttttttttatctttaattagcatataaataaaatcaaaagttaaaataattgtatttttaaGTCATGTATTTCCGCATCTCTTTATATTTTCAATGCTATCTCATAGATTTTTATTAGCGAAATGTATGTGCATGTTAAAGGAATATTTTTTGTCATAGGACATTGAAATTTGAAGAGAGTGCATGTGCATCTTGAAATTGAAATGCAAGTACATCTTGAAAAAATACTTTTAGTTATAGATGAAATGatatttgtttttataaaaatatttaaactatCATATTTTggtgatattaaaattttactgtttttttagttaaaaataatagagtagatatatagtttaattattttttaatatatggtATTATAAAGATTTTTTAAGCAAATAGTAACTAAGATGTTTTTTATCCGGGCATTGCACCGTCTCtgctagtatatatatatttggacagaggtcatatttatttattttcagtaAAAGGATAGTTTTGGCACTGGAATGGGGCCTGGGCCTAGTTTTCTTTGCTGAAGAAAGTTAAGTTAGCCTAGCCTAATAAGTTTCCAAAAACCTAAGTGGAGAGGATATCTTTTGCAACGCGAAAAGCgcgaaaaagtaaaaaaaaaataaaataaaataaaatcattatCCAACTCACTTCCATGTCGTCGCTGATTCTACTGAGACCCTCCccggtggcggtggcggtggccgCCACCCCCACCACTGGCGGCGTTCCTCTAACACCAACTTTCACTTCCGCAGCACCTCCACGTCAGAAATCCTCTCCTCCTTCAAAACGCTCCACCAAAACCAACAGCAACCACATCATACCCATAACACCACCCACTCCGTCGCCGTCAACGACATTCACAACAGAAGGTTCTAATTCCTCTTCCGTTCCTCTGAAGAAGGTTCTGGTTCCCATCGGCTACGGCACCGAAGAGATGGAAGCAGTTATCTTGATTCACGTTCTGCGCCAAGCTGGTGCTGACGTCACTGTAGCCTCCGTGGAGCCTCAGCTTCAAGTTGAAGCTGCTAAGGGCACCAAATTGGTCGCTGATACCTCCATTGAAGCATGCTCTGATCAAATTTTCGATCTTGTCGTTTTACCTGTTAGTTATTACTTTTCTTggttttttaagtgatttcatGACACAAGTATAATTACTATGCAGAGAAATAAAGAAAGggttaattgatttttaaaattacatttttgcattttatttataGGATGATATATCATTATGCTTATATATTTACTTGTAAAGTATTTCATAGTATTATGatatatgaattttttatgaaaaaggtTCAAACCAAGTTTCATGATGAATTCACAATTAGGCAGCATATCGCATACCAATTCATCTACGTACCGAAACGTCATATGTATATTTTACACACAAAATATTTTACATATGGCTACATATCTGTTTCGTATCGGAACATATTGTATTCCATGTAACTATGGTTCAAACTCTTTTCAAGACATGGCTATAGTGAGTAATTGTGTGGCTTGTTTGCATTGCAGGGAGGAATGCCTGGCTCAGTGAGGTTAAGGGATTGCGAGGTGCTGCAAAAAATCACATGCAAGCAAGCTGAGGAAAATAGGCTCTATGGTGCTATTTGTGCTGCTCCAGCCATTACCCTTTTGCCATGGGGTCTACTAAGGAGAAAGAAGGTACTAAACTTGGTTGGATCAATATCTGTTACTGTTTGAGGGTTTTACTTAGGTTAACAATGTATTTGCATGGCTAATTTTCTCTAGCGTGTTATGCAAGACTACATGTCACCCTGCATTCTTTGACAAGCTGCCGACATTTTGGGCCGTTAAGTCAAATCTTCAGGTTTCAGGAGGGCTTACAACGAGCCGTGGACCTGGAACTACTTACGAGTTTGCTTTATCCTTGGCCGAGCAGCTGTTTGGGGAGTCCGTTGCCAAGAACATTGCAGGATTGTTGGTAAAGTGTTTGCTTGATCCTAGCAATAATGGCAATAAAACTCAATtacgaatttttttaattatctgaTGTAGAATTCTAAACTGGATTctatttccatttattttatgatttattcaaAAGCCTCAAATTGTAATCCAACTATCCAGTGCTAGGTTTTAGCAGGCTGTACTGCCAACCAACTAGATGTTATTAGATAGTTGAACTAGTTGAAGTGAAGAATGTTAACTAGAAGTAGAAATGGGGAAAAGTGATTACCAACAGAAAAGGAGGAGCAGAAGAAATTAAGTTGTAGAGTGACAAATCTGCTTAAATCTATGTATTTCATTCTAGATCCTaaacttttattgtaattttctttctTAGAAAAGTATGGTGTGTCTAAAGTTCTATGTCTGACCAAATTACCCTCcccctctctctttttttatttttcagtttatgAGAACTGCCGATGATAATGCAGTGAAGGAGTTCAACAAAGTTGAGTGGTCTGTTGACCACCATGCCCCTAGTGTAATTTACTGTCATATCATCATAATTTGGCAAGACTTCTGCTGTATCATCCTTCTGCGACATGTATCTTAACTATAAGTTATGATATTCAGGTTCTTGTACCAGTTGCTCATGGGTCTGAAGAGATTGAAGTTGTGACTCTGATCGATATTCTACGGCGAGCAAAAGCTAATGTCATAGTTGCATCCATTGAAAAGACTCATGAAGTTTTAGCTTCCAAAGGAACCAAAATTGTTGCTGATGTATTAATTAGTGATGCTCAAGAGTCCTCACATGATTTGATAATTCTACCGGTAAGATAAATTTCTGGAAATATATATGAAGACAGCTACACTTTTTATTGTGCTGGTATTCTGTACCCTTGAAGTCTACACtgcacaaaacaaataaataaataaataaaatcataaaaactgcATGGAGCATAGGGTGAAAACCGAGAATGAATCATCACATACTTACACCTGCTATCGTTATTTTGCTGGGATTAGAGTAGGGTTGATTATCGCAGTTGATTGAACAATTGCTTTAGCTTATGGAACTCAATGGacgattatttttttttgtcccaCGTATAATTTGTAGTTGCTTATCATGAATTGTTTAGGGAGGTACTGCTGGAACTGAAAGGCTAAGCAAATCTAGAATTCTGAAAAAGCTCCTTAAAGAACAGAACTCAGCTGGAAGAATATATGGGGCTATCTGCTCTTCGCTTTCCATTCTGCATAAACAAGGTTTACTGAAGGTATTTGACATGCTACTGTTCATATTCCTGATAAGTAACGCCCTATTGAAATGATGAAATTTCTTGTTACAGAACAAGAGGGCTGCAGCTCATTCGTTGATTATCGATAAAGCTGAAGATGAAGCAATCAATGGTGCTGCCGTAGTTATTGATGGCAAACTAATCACTAGTGAGGGACTTTCTACTGTAACTGATTTTGCTTTGGCTGTTGTAAACAAACTATTTGGTAATGGAAGAGCAAGAAGTGTAGCAGAAGGCCTTGTTTTTGAGTATCCTAACAGTTAGGGCATCTGATTTAAAATACTTATAGAGGAGGTGGAAAAAAGTTATATCTAGGGCGTGTATGGTTGGAAGTAGTAAAATATGGTGGAAATTTTCATGGTGGAGCTCACAAGTAAAGTTACACATGAAGTTCATCCAGGAAAATTTGCCCTTTATTTTCACTCTCCAACCGAACACACCCTTAGTCTAAAGAGACGAGGACCATACCGTGTCCAATAGCTTCATATTATGAGTTGTTTGTTCCATATCACTTCACAAAACATGGATAAGTTGAAGTTGCTTGGACAAATCTCTGATGGATTTGTAATCTTGTACACAACCATGTTGATATCACTTATCAGAAAAGTCTATGATCTGAATATGAAACGGTTCATCGTTTCATCCATGTTGATGGTAACAATTTGGCATCACCATCTTCCTTGAGTGTCATCTTTATGGAGAGGATGTTGCTGACTCGGATGGGAATGCCATTTGCCAGTGACTCAAACCGGAGCTTCTCGGATTTTACTATGTAATGTGTGTGGAAGAGTAAATTAGAACAGATTCAACTTTCTAATGTGTCTTTGAGAGGTAGTATTCAAAGTTGAAACTCTTCATGGTTCACTGATttcttctctttataaagctCTGAATTTTTCAGTTTAGAAAGGTTTGTTAGCAACTTATTTGTTCATATCTAATCTTATTTCTTATTTAAGATGAAATGAAAATGTTGCATTTGTAAGCTTAGGCCAAATGACGAATGTattgtaataataaaaaatgataggTTAGAAAGGGAGATTGAAATAATTTTCTCATATTCTTTTGGAAGTCCTTCAATAACTTCCAGTTAGTGTTAAATCAAGAAGGACACCTACTTGTCTTTGATAAGCATATCAGAATTCAGAATAATAAAAGTGTTGTCTTATATTTTTGGAATTGATTTAACTTGAAATGAAAGGAAATAAATTGAATTAGAAATGAATGAATGTTTAGAATCAATTATGTAAAAGAGAAATTGATGCAAtgattttactttatatttttattttttgtttaccaCAATTTTCTACCACCATtgctaagtgtgctaataattgCAACCATCGCCGTCAGACCATTGCCTCTGGTGGCTGGACCGCTGTCGGATTCTTTTAGGCCCTCAATCCCTTATGTTTTATATTCATACATAATGGATAAAAATGACTCTTATATTTAGTAATGTTACATATTCAAGTCTTTTATTAAAGTCCAACTAAGTTAAACAATAAAACTTACAATAATGTTAgccataattaatttttgttatattagactaaTTTGGTTAACAAAAAGATTTGGATGTGTAATATTATTCTATATTTAACACACCAAATCGTTTTAATCCCAATTAAATTTTCCAAAAGATGAGAAAATCTGTGACAAATGTTTAAGTAAATTCATAGTATTTACAAACCAAACTTAGATTGATTAAGTCACTCGTCTATTTAAACAAGTGTCGAGAGATACCGTAAAAAACCAAAATTCATAGTATTTAGAAGTCAATTTAATTTCTATGTTTTATCCATtccaaataaataatttgattttgaaattaaatcaaaccCGTTTAATACACTCTTAAATAAATGACAACGAAATTGGTGGGACTCCATATCTGGCCTTTGGTATATCTTGCAATATGAAGtatatcatttataaaatcaaattttaattgtcattttctCATATACTTTTGGTTCTGTTTCCAAAAAGGAAGAAGGAGACCAAATATAAGCCACATCAACACACTTTGGTTTTTGGGTATTAACATCAACACTTGTTCAAGATGACACCCCTCCTAATCAGCATTTAACTTTGAGAATTGATAAATCAAGATTACATATAATGACAAGACGAcaaccaaattatttttttaggatGTTCATTATGTTGACCTTTGATAAGTACTTGAAATAAAATGTAATTGTAACCAAAATTCCAGACGCAACACACTCCTTTTTCTTGACCCAAAAAAGGAATTGTGTGTTGTGACTGCAAATTGAATTcagcaaaaaggggttggaaacTTAAACGGGAACTTAAAAGGGACAATACAAATATCCAATTTAATTCGCTTGTCTCAACATCCTCCAACATAAGAAAATAGAACTAGCATTCAACCAAATACAAATAGTTTATTATACAAGATGCAAGTTTTTCTAATGTACATCTCAACTCTCTCCTACTTCCTATACATAAGAAAGCTACCACCCCTATTATCTATGTAGGACTCAATTCCAATTACATCAGACAcatgaaaattatatatcatatttatGTGGAACCAACATAAAATTTAATGGTTGAAATTCTTCTACCGGAAGAATAGACTCCTCCCACTAAAAGAGCATAATAAGAACTTTTTCCACATGCAATAGTCCAATCCTAGTGACATAAAGATGCCTTCCTTTTTATAGCAGTCGCTTTAAACAAAGACCAAATTTGGTCTACCATGGACCTGTAACTGTCCTTCTCAAGCACTGTCTTTTATTTCCCAATGGCCAAAATGAAGAATCCATATTCTGCCAAAAATAAAACATgtgaatttttcttttctttttctttttattttcagtcTTATATtaagaattataaattataatcataTAAATCCAAGAAGTCACCCTCCGTCCCAAGTCCCAACCCAATATATATAAAGCAAAATAGATAACTTACCTGATTTTTCTGCATTTCCATCATTTCTTCCTGTATTAAagaatattaaagaaaattagtcaaaaaaatattacaaaaaccacagttgaaaacaaaattattattGAGGATGTATTGCACAGTGACAACATTTAACATACCTGCTTTTTTTGCAATTCTTTGTTTATTTCCTTAAGCTTCTGAACTTCAGCTTCTAGTTCAAAAGTATAGGCCTGCGAAAAATCGATAGAAACAGAATTTAACAGTTGCTTGCACTATGAAACATGAAACATCAAACCAATTTTCTCTTAATGCTGATATCTAAGACAAGGAAGAACATAAGAATTTAATGTGTTTCCTATTTACAAGAATGCATAATTTGATAATTTAGAATTAGAAGGCTAACCTGCTTGCGAGCCCTTGACCTTGCAGCTGATTCTCTATTTTTGATCATTCTCCTCTGTCTCCTCTCCACAACTTTCTCTATAGCACTGCACTTCCTTCCCCTGTTGATTACATAGGGAACCGGTGACAACGACATTGAAGAAGTATCCACACTGCTCTTGGCAATCATGTCCGGTGACATTTTATTTGCAGGAGTGGCACCCGGAGCTGTTACATTGGTCGGGACTAAACCAACAATTCCAACACTCGCCAGCCCATTACTTTGAACTACTGCGCCATTCATCGAACGCTCCGGCACTCCAATCATCCCACCCCTTGTGCCAGGGCTAGCAAGCTGAGCATTGTTCAACATATGCATAGGAGAAGCAAAAGCCACATTTGAAGGCTTGGGGAAAAGGGGTGGCGGCTGCGGGTGCTGCTGCTGTGTTTGTTGCTGCTGAGTATGGTTCGAGTTTAGcgacagaggaggaggaggaggcttGGGAACCAAGTTATTACCAAGATTGTTCCCATTACTTCTATTTGGTTGTTGAAAACCAAGAAGTAAACCATTGCTATTGTTTGATCTAGCAAAGTcaccaccaccataccaaccattgTTGTTAGCATCAGGCCTTGCCATTTGTTGAGCTTGTTGAGGAGCATCTTCTCTCACAACACCAGCTCTCACCAAGAACTCCTCCAATGTCATTTCTCCTAATGCTGGTTGCCCTTGTGTTTGAGGCACAGATGAAACCCCATTGCTACCTCCATCTTTGGCTCCGGCTCCAGTGCTGCTGCCACTGCCACTATCTTTCATCAAATCCCTCCAAACCTCATCAACTGTTTTCTGACTAAGAGTCCTTGGAAGCGTCAAAGAGCCTTGTCTTTGCAAGTTCCCATTCAGGTTGTTGGAATCACCACCACTGGCGCTGGCATTTATACTGGCTGAAGAAAACGCCAACGCCTGAGACTCCTCGGCAGTCCATATATTCTTCAAGAGCTCATCCATGTTCATGGATCCAAAATCCTTCCCAAACCCCCCTATTGTGTTCTGGAACTCGTCAAAAGTAAGCGAATAAACCGAAGGCTGCCTCACCAGAGTGACATTTGCCGGTGGTGGCTTCCCACCCATTCTATCACCATTATTGGTGGGGTTATCACCATAGCCCCTGAAGTTCATTTTTTTATTGAGACcccactttttttttccttttctccttCTAAAACTTGAAGTGGAAGCAAAGAGTTTAACTTAAGCAAACAATGTCTTACGTATCAATCATTCCCAAGTAGATCATATGGTATTTTCAGCGTGCTTTGGAATGATTATCCTTCTGATTCAGATCTAACTATTCACAACACTGAAGAAAAACATTAAATTAACAAAGTTACTTGCAGCAGATAATTAAATCAAACCCTTAAAACTCCTACCCCACGCTATATTATAGTCTACAAAAACCAATAATCAAGTATACATTAAAAGTAGAAAGGAgaacaaaaaaaatctttcagGTAGTAGAGTTCTGTCTCAAATTAAAATATCTGAAGTGAAACTTAGATACATGTTAAGTTAAACAGTTAAAACATCTTGTAACAGTTTGAGAGTTATAAATGCAACCGCCTCTGCAAGAATCCAAAGCAGTTGGAGAACGGTAAAGTAAACATTGATTATTACCCAATAGAGAGTATAGAAATATCAGATCAACACTTCCACTTTTTATGCTGCATCAGATCCACACTACTCTCACTCAACTCATTGCCTTTTAAGAAATTCACAATTTCACACTTTAAAGAGGTTAAGTTTTTTGTCCGAATTTGGTTGGTTAAATTAGATTTGAGTTGGTCACTTAACTAGTACTACTTACTTAGCTCAAATCTGATGTAAATGGAACTtaaaatttattcatattttttctaACAAAAACCCAACCTTTTTTCTCCGAGTTAAACCACTtaaactggaaaaagaaaccaCAAAAAAAATCTCTCCGATGCGTCACTCAACCCCTAAAGACctgctttttattttatttaatccataaattaactaattaattagttaattaattaattaaataattaattaaataattattagatTATCTTCCAGAATTTCACGCCCAATTATGGAAAGTCTTTCCCCTTTTGCTCAACCACTCTCATCCGAAAACTAAACAACTCGCAGCGAAGAGGAACTCCAAATTCCTCAGTTTCTCGCCATAATCGAGCTTCGCCGATATCGTAAACCCCAAATttggtcaaattaaaaaaaaaaaaaaaagagtcaaaatGTCTCGAAGAAGATTTTGACAAACTTAAAATGTTAATTAAATAAGAGTTTAATCACACGAgagacaaaataataataataatttaaaaaaaaaagaataagatcAATCAATCGGTTAAGATACGGGGAAAAAAAGTTGGcggcatttaaaaaaaaaaaaaaaaagaggtaagGTGAAGAGAGTGAAATAAAAAGAACACGAAGGAAGGAGGACAAGGGTTTAGGGGTTAATTTTACCTTTGGAGAGTGTGTTGAGTTGGTTCGAATTGGAAGAGAGAGTGAgtgtgagtgagagagagagagagagagtcgtGTCGCAGGGAGCTTTGAGGTTATGAATTGTGGTGCTTTCGACAAGTGTCTTTGTGCGAACAACACAGACACGAGGCGCCATTTAAGCACTGCCTCCAATCTCTTATGCATTCTCTCCTTCGCTgtggcgtttttttttttttttcttttttatttagaatttagcgattttagataaaaatatttgtttaagatattataaataaaaagaacaaaaatattattgatttaCAGGACATTTTGGACCCtcggataaaaataaaaaaaaatatttcggatacataaaaaatagttattaattgagttattaaatattggCGTATATAACTAtattaaatatacaaaaaaaataacaattttataacgtgtatattttttataataaatattattttgacactaatttttttaacaactaAGTATGTGTTAtctttattttgttaataaaaaataatataaatatataattaattaataataattatatttttatatagatatcaagaatatttagtatataaatagtattttttaaaaattaattaataaattaattactagcatttagtataaaatatataataaaatataaaatatatattaaaaataaattcaacaatatatatttatacataaatatataattataaattttttatatatacataatatttttattgtatatatacatatattatttaacttatttttaatatatttatacatttatataatatatatattttttatataagtgactaatttttaatatgagtaaactattatttttatctattaaaattcTAAACGTCAATAAATCTACccacaaaacaataaaattaaagttgTACTCACGAAAAATCGAtttcatataataaaattattcaaacccCTAAAAAATTGTCCAAAATCTTTAAATTACCTTTTTCTTTGCTGCTActatcatcattctcatttttcTAAAGATAACATTCTTTtaccatcttcttctttcttaggTCATTTTCATCCAAGATGATTTAAAGAAAATCATTGCTTACAAAACCGTTATATCCAGCATGATTGTTGGCCTCAGAACCGGCTCCACTGTCAAACATGCTATAAACCGAATCAGCGAGCTTCTCTATCAAAGCAAGTTTAAGGACATCGTCCGAATTTCCACTTTCAAGAAAATGCATGAGCAAGTCCTCTCTCTTGAGATTTCTTTATCGGATCTGAACTCTCACCCATTGTTGATTTCGTCATTGACGATGTTGACAAGATTGATCCTTAACTTAATCTCGTCAAGGAGTATGATGGTTCCTTCTTGAGGAAGAAGATGGTTGAAGATGCTTATAAGAAATTTGTTGTAATTGTCCATGAGTCCAAATTCGTTAACTATATTAGTGATAGCGGTTTGGCCATGCTCATTGAAATTATTCAATTTTGTTAGAAGTTCATTGTTTCTAAATTTCAGAATCTCTTTCAAGAatctaattgcattggaaagctcaAACTTTGGGAGAAAAGGTTGAGTCTTATATCACTAATAATGATAACTATATTTGATTTGTATTTCAAGCAGAGTATTGGAGATTTGAAGGTCTAGCAATTCTATTTTGTAAATAGTCAGTATGATGGAGTATGGAATGTTCATTGATgttgaagagagaaaaaaaaataatttgagaattttgagtaattttttaaaatttggataGTTTTGCTTGACAGAACTGTAATTTTTTATTGGTAtaactttaattttgttattttgtaaGTAGGTTTGTCAacgttttaaatttttatgagtagaaataatagtttatttaattgataaaaattaattttttcatatttatttttaattatctaaaaaaatagatgtaatagattaattattcaaaaattttgcatgcgcagtttcttttaaaaatgtaaaatagatataaaattttattcttattgcttaaataaatttttatattttcaattagtctaatttattaattaataaagaaaataaatagaatttaattaaattattgagagagaagaaaagagagatgATGGGAGATGGTAATGGTGTCGAAACGTGGTCCAATGGTTGGAGAGTTAAATCGATGATGTGATGTTGGACCAATGAGAGCGCGAAATGTGGGATCATCTCCAACAATTGATGCTGCTTTCCGACAAAGTATTGTACATGCTCATCAActcttgcctttttttttttttttttttttttttttaagatttttcctctctgttaaattatatttatatttagaccctgcaatttattaaaattaagtaCACACTACATTTCTGTTTGACCAGTATATGCTTTTCTCCTGTTGCGTCATTAAATTTGAAatcaagtttaaaataaattatataaaatcatttTTAACCCTCACAACCTCTCTAGGCATAAAAATTTATGTAAATGACATTTTTGTTATTTCAATTAAATAGAATTGTTTCActcgatttttataattttaatggaGTGTCTTGATAAAATGTCGAAATTGAGTTTATATCAAGATCTCAAGTATTAAAAAATAGAtacgatttttttaaaaaaaagagtgaATTCGATTCAAAAATTACTTGATTATGGTGTTAAGACAATTTTACATTAGAAACTTAAAATCACTAGTGGTagagtatttaaaaaataaacaattaaataaaatagacaatGAAAGGCATAAAATAttgattaaaacaaaataataacaaaatttaaatataataaacgaTAATAAAccaaataagcaaaagaaaaacaAGTTAAAAACTGACTTCTAACATTCATATGCACTTGCACTTTATGTTTTTCCGTTGCATTGCGTGGACTAGGAATTTTATGACTTTATATGATGATTTAGTGTTCTTAATTGAAGTATTGACTCTTCtaaatttctattatttataagACATGGAGATGGATTTGCCTTGGAGCATGTTGTCTACTATCTTACTTCCTTCTTTTTTTCAGTCATAACATGTCTTGACCATGAAAAATTTTGATCCCCAAATTTTGACACCCACATTTCCTTTGGTCTTCAAGTCCCATGTTTCTTCAACTTGCTCCTCGAATCCCGCACCCATATTTTTCACTTGGTTTTGATGATCGAGTAGCAAACCTTGATGCTCAAGGAAAGGCAATAATTATCTTTTAACTTTAACGCTCTTTGTACCATTTTTTTTCGACTTCAACTTATCTGTCTCTGCTTCTATAGTCGAAATTACTGACAGTTGAAACGCTCTCTTGTCgagaaaaatcaatttttataccaacaagaacaaattaaaataaaaagtaaaacaaTACTATTTCAATTGAATTTATTAGTTTAGATTAATACAATAAATCTAAGTTTATTTTTTGGTTCTGCAATTGGCGTAATATAGAAGAGGTAAGTATATTTTCATCCAATAAAAAAGTGGTGTGTGCAATTTTGGTAAATTCAAAGAATGTAAGCGTAATTTTCATTTATCATGTTATGAGTCAACACTCAATTTtaaggtttttttctttttttt is a window encoding:
- the LOC112783934 gene encoding protein DJ-1 homolog C isoform X2, producing the protein MSSLILLRPSPVAVAVAATPTTGGVPLTPTFTSAAPPRQKSSPPSKRSTKTNSNHIIPITPPTPSPSTTFTTEGSNSSSVPLKKVLVPIGYGTEEMEAVILIHVLRQAGADVTVASVEPQLQVEAAKGTKLVADTSIEACSDQIFDLVVLPGGMPGSVRLRDCEVLQKITCKQAEENRLYGAICAAPAITLLPWGLLRRKKFMRTADDNAVKEFNKVEWSVDHHAPSVLVPVAHGSEEIEVVTLIDILRRAKANVIVASIEKTHEVLASKGTKIVADVLISDAQESSHDLIILPGGTAGTERLSKSRILKKLLKEQNSAGRIYGAICSSLSILHKQGLLKNKRAAAHSLIIDKAEDEAINGAAVVIDGKLITSEGLSTVTDFALAVVNKLFGNGRARSVAEGLVFEYPNS
- the LOC112782727 gene encoding ABSCISIC ACID-INSENSITIVE 5-like protein 7, giving the protein MNFRGYGDNPTNNGDRMGGKPPPANVTLVRQPSVYSLTFDEFQNTIGGFGKDFGSMNMDELLKNIWTAEESQALAFSSASINASASGGDSNNLNGNLQRQGSLTLPRTLSQKTVDEVWRDLMKDSGSGSSTGAGAKDGGSNGVSSVPQTQGQPALGEMTLEEFLVRAGVVREDAPQQAQQMARPDANNNGWYGGGDFARSNNSNGLLLGFQQPNRSNGNNLGNNLVPKPPPPPLSLNSNHTQQQQTQQQHPQPPPLFPKPSNVAFASPMHMLNNAQLASPGTRGGMIGVPERSMNGAVVQSNGLASVGIVGLVPTNVTAPGATPANKMSPDMIAKSSVDTSSMSLSPVPYVINRGRKCSAIEKVVERRQRRMIKNRESAARSRARKQAYTFELEAEVQKLKEINKELQKKQEEMMEMQKNQNMDSSFWPLGNKRQCLRRTVTGPW
- the LOC112783934 gene encoding protein DJ-1 homolog C isoform X1 yields the protein MSSLILLRPSPVAVAVAATPTTGGVPLTPTFTSAAPPRQKSSPPSKRSTKTNSNHIIPITPPTPSPSTTFTTEGSNSSSVPLKKVLVPIGYGTEEMEAVILIHVLRQAGADVTVASVEPQLQVEAAKGTKLVADTSIEACSDQIFDLVVLPGGMPGSVRLRDCEVLQKITCKQAEENRLYGAICAAPAITLLPWGLLRRKKTTCHPAFFDKLPTFWAVKSNLQVSGGLTTSRGPGTTYEFALSLAEQLFGESVAKNIAGLLFMRTADDNAVKEFNKVEWSVDHHAPSVLVPVAHGSEEIEVVTLIDILRRAKANVIVASIEKTHEVLASKGTKIVADVLISDAQESSHDLIILPGGTAGTERLSKSRILKKLLKEQNSAGRIYGAICSSLSILHKQGLLKNKRAAAHSLIIDKAEDEAINGAAVVIDGKLITSEGLSTVTDFALAVVNKLFGNGRARSVAEGLVFEYPNS